The region ATGTATTTGGCAAGTTGGAAGAATGTGGAACAGACGACATCAACTGGCAAAGTTTTCGAGCCATTTCAGTCATACCTTGTTTCTTTAGCTCAACATTCAATTTTTGAAATGTAAGATATTGAGGAACTATACCTCTTCTTATCATGCTCTCAAATTCTGCAAAAGCCTCTTCCAACTTATGCATTTTGCATAGCAAATGAGTTAACATGGTACTCGTAGCCAAGTCCATGTCATGTCCTTTATGCTTCATTTCCTTGCTAACTTGAACTGCCAACTCTAACTTCTCCTCTTCGCATAACATCTTCAACACAAGATGGTAAGTTAGACGATCTGGGTTATGTCCAGATTCAATCATCTTGGTATACAGGTTCATCCCTTCATCAACTTTTCCGCATCTTGAAAAGTACCTAAAAAAGTAATTATAGGTAGTGGGGATTGGAAGGAAACCTCTACTTATCATCTTTTTTAGAATCTTACTAGCACCTTCAAGATCTCCTGCCTTACAAAAACCCTTCACCAGAGAATTGTAAGTTGAAAGAGTAGGACCTATTTTCAAAATATGAAAACGCTCAATCATACCCAAAGCCTCTTTAAATCTCCCATCTTCTGCCAATGCATCGATTATAGGGTTATATACAATTGCATTTGGTTCAATTCCCTCTTTGGTCATTTCGCCAATCATCTCAAGTGCCTTTTCAACACGGCGCATCCGACAATATCCTTCCACAAGAGTACCGTATGTCACAACACTCGGTCTCACATTCTCCTTCTTCATCTCTTCCCAAAGTCTCTCAGCATGTTTGAGTTTCCTCGCTCGAAACCATCCATTTAACAATATGTTATAAATCCGAATTGAAGGAACCCAACCCAGATCTGTCTCCTTCCTCCTAAAGAAATACTCTGAAGCTTCCCTAACAGACCCTTCTTTGCAAAGTGAATCAACCAATATCCCAAATAAACTCATTTCTGATCCTGAATCCACAATTGACTTCTTATCTTTAGCAAACTCAAACGTCCTAATAGCAGCCTTGTGCATACCTACAAAACATATAAATCAATAAAAAGCTTGATCCCTCATCACAAAAGGAGAATAATTGATGAAACTACACTACAATTTGTGATTAacaaaattcaaattaattattGTACAGTTTGAAAAATCTAAAATTGCATGGTTTTGTCACCCAGCTCTAAACAATGATTTGTTTTGCTGTTTTTGAGACGAAAACAAAATCATTCTCATAATTTAAAGTTACATCATTACTGCAAGCCATGTTTGGAAAATAAAATACTCATGTATAAACTATTTCTATACCAAAAcataaaataaaaggaaattgTTTTCATATTAGCTATAAACCGTGTTCGGAAGCTATCCGGGAGAGCTTAATAAGCTGAAAGCAACTTATGGACGTTGCATAAGCTGTTTCTATAAGTTctctcaaataatctcaaaagTTTTTATGTCAATTAATAAGCTCAAATAAGTTGATTCAAACCGACACTAATTCAAAAATATTTACACACTGATGTTAATAATTAATTTTCATCAACAAATCCAAACATCAATGGTACCAATATCAACTTTAAATATTTTCAAGCCAGTGTCACTATCTATAAACTCACTATCTGTATGAGCGCATGTGATTAGCTTATTTGAGTTTATCAACTAGAATATGCAATTTGGGAGAGCTTATAAAAATAGTTTCGATATGTCGACATGAACGGACAAAATAGAAAGAAGTGGAGCGGAATGGAAAGGAGCGGAGTGGAGCATAATGGAACCGGGAATGGAGATTCATTCCATCATTTGAATATTTTACAAGGAACAAGAGAAGTACTTCATTCCGCCCAAATCAGATGGGAAAAAATATGATGGTAAGTGATGGAATCTATACCACTTCATTCTCCATTCAATTTTGCTTAATCTTATACCAATCCATTTCATATCATTTCATTCCACTCCATCATTCTAAACAAAACCAAGAGTTTTTAAGTTTAATTTCATAAGCTACTTATATGAAAACTTGCTTTTATCTTTTGTTATAGAAAAGACTTATACTTAAGAACTGACCGAGGCTTATAATCAAGTTAACAAAACCTCAAGTTACTGTAAAATCATGTAAAATCATGTAAAATCAAGTATGCAAACTCTAAACCCTAATTCAAATACACAATTCAATTCGAGCAATAAAAATTGTAAATTGAAAACCTAAACCAGGAAAAAAGGTTTGTTTATACTACCTGCACGAGCATAGCGTCGAATCATGATAGCAAATGTACCAACCGAGACCAATTTCTCATCTTCTACGTCGTCTCTATCAATGCGATCAAGAACAAGAGTCCAAGCGGAGTCAAACTCCCTCATTTTCGCAAGAGCGTTAACCGCTGAGTCAAACAGACTCGAATCGGGTCTGAACCCGGGTTGATTCTCAGCCCATAGGAAAAGCGAGTGTAGTAATTTGGGCGAGGAGGCGAAGTGTTGGAAGACGGCGTGAATGAGAGGGGAATCCGGTTTGATTCCGGTTTGGTTTAATTGGGCGTGGAGTTGTGAACCGGGAGAGATGGATGGGTTGGTGAAGAGGTTGGAAATGAGAGAGAAATCGTTGGTGGAAAAAGTGGGGTTGGGTGGAGGAGTGTCGGGTTTTGGAACCGGGTTTGGGTTTGGAGCGGGTTTGGGTTGGTTTGGTGGGAATGATGGCCAGTGAATGAGTGGGTTTCCGGGTTGGGATAGccatgaagaagaagaagaagaggaagaggagGAGAATGGTTTGAGGGTCGATGATAGGAAGAAACGAAGGGAGAACAGTGTACGATGAAAGTTCAGAGAATGcatttgttgttgtttttggTTGCAGTGTGTCACGAGCAGAAATGTGGGAGGAACGGGAAacgaagagagagaaaaaaaagCTTCAATTCCGAAATTATCCTCGTTTATATTATTTTTAACAATATCTTTAAAGACTAAATATCTTAATTATTTAGAAAATCTAAAAAGTAAATTGTCTCTTATATAAATAAATTGTATTTCGGTTTTTCTACCGAGATAAtccagtttttcaaaaaaaattccaaaatacCCTAGATTTCAGAAAAATTCCCAAACTAgcccacttttaggaggaggcgtcaattgaattggcgactcctcttaaaaattgaatggaggcgccaattggattggctagggcaggtgccctaaccaattcaattggcgcctatgtgtaagttttaagaggaggcgccaattcaattggagactcccttaaaaaagccttAAATGAtaaaacctccaacatgaaagttgtagatcttttcaagacaattaatttggatataaattttgcattatttggattttttatgagaaagttatgggtagttgaagttggacttctgattttttcaactgttatctgacctataatattttgtattatcgcatgtgtttcttttagaattatgaaattttgtccaacataacatttgaagtagacatctcaaattttgcaatgcacttagtcccacctcaaaataattaaaaatgagtgagttaggtccttgcgaacttgacccaaaattagggtttctgtcaaaacatgtgtatgtgaattttgccaaaagggaccaacttcaagcccttctgtttgaatgataaaaccctcaaatgacaaaaccttcaacataaaagttgtagatcttttcaagacaatgaatttggactaaaattttgcatcatttgcattttttttagaaaggtatgggcacctgaacttggactctttgacatttcaattgttatgtggcctataatgttttctattatcacatgtatttatttttgaattatgaaattttgtccaacataacaatttaagtagacatctcaaactttccaattcactttgtcccacctcaaaatcataaaaaatgagtgagttaggttcttgggtagttgacccaaaattagggtttcagtcaaaacatttgtatgtgaattttgccaaaatggagtttagacaaagaaacctaatgtttggagtttacacaaagataaatttgatataatacgacttgatattaataaaatttggagtttatacaaagaaacctaatggtgatgaccgggatcacctaaccgacctccggaCCCACATCCCCTAGttaccctaacccttggccctaacccacgttgacgattctgcaccggtgtttgttcatctgaggggccaggagcgtcattacctcctacaagagaagatccgttgaggtattcagccaagtcagcatagtcttcagtattcaatgatagtgtaccggcgtagctgagctcatgacccatgccagagaagttgggatgtggttgactcatggatgggcgaccgggatggttgaagggagacatgggtgtgaatgatgcgtctaggaaaggttggaaaggttgttggggtgtttggaagagatagggttgtgggatgttttggttttgtgatgtttgggcttcttggctacggtaggaggaggggcggttagtgttttggctaaggcgactttggtagggtgatggtgtgggtgcggagcgatgttcggtctgaggttaatggtcaatttgttggtggtggtatggggtatgttcttggtattggggttgggtgaatggcatgttttggttgtatgtttgtgtgtttgtggaacggaaagtttgacggatagggggttgtgagtaaccgggctaagaatgttgttaggggttagatgttgatccttcttatgtgtaacttgtctggcgtgggtcatagaggtacatatcatcggcgatgaattgaaaaccaaccgatctgtaccaagccatataagtacgacttggttttacctcatttggcatgactgcgtcagttaagacatggtcatgactgtgcttccacttgcgacactccgatcttgcgaaggtttgccaagggttgaagttcaattggtcgttcactttacgcatatgccattctcctaggctagctgggggatgTGGGATATTCTGGAtcataccgaactgcagcttcacacgatcggtgttgtgcatctccacaattgtgaaccgtattatcggtgtgcatgttgtccatacaGCTGCGTCTTCAacgttgacctcatggtcatgatccagATTAAGGTATGGACGTCAAATAAATTGAAATgttaaagaagataggattataatgaatgtagaaaaagttaacATAATATGACGAAATaatgaagttattttgcttacgtctgtcggtcgaaggtgatccaacaggttgcgatactgagtaatacagtatctcggacatctgctgtaactcataccacgtgtcgaccatctacaccaaaaagttaaaaaaaaatagtttgaggtaataaactttaaggaagtaagtaaagatatagcaatttaaacaacttacttttttgcatatggaaaagtgaaagggttgttattgaccggtgctagagacggtagtcttgaccaaccccatgcttgtagcaaaacagcacatccagaaaatgtagatgtgtctttgtgggagtttttgcacaacgaactatagagataggctagacaagcggatccccaactgtaactacctattctatctacatgtctaagtagaggtaagtacataatatgcatactagaaccactaccttcgggaaataaaaaggatcctattaacagcataatgtaacacctagtttttattattcgagcatcttcggtagaatgctcatctaaatataaactattataatatgactttaggcgtgagagtagtataccttgacctctagcattatcatctaacaaatcagtgtctaaaagctccatgcaaattgaatttgcatagttggtcttaccattaacagctttgccttcaattcgtagtcctaaaagcatgtagacgtcttctaacgtcacggtacactcaccggttggaaaccaaaatgtgtgtgtctttggcctccatctttcgcataaggctagaatgaacttgttatctatagaccaagacataatcttgctaatatgaccaaaaTCGGAGAGTTtaacataaggttgaatcatcgggtccattgggacaaattcgtggactcgagttcgaaaccttgatacatcctataatagaaataatataacacttgactaagttggtatttcaaaataaaatggggttggtgaagatgaaagataaaaagttaacaaaagaaaaaacttacatatgttgcgatgtttgcaactgttcctctgtgtgcttcgcccattgtgagtaaagacatattgttggggagttggtgtagatgaaattggaagatgttgttgaagatgaaattgtaaaagaagtattgtagaggaagtagtgagaatgttggtgtggaagaagtgttgaaggagtggatatatttataggcaaatggatgagagcataaaaatttgtgtttgcatggtgtctccacctcatttggcgaccatgtacaatcctaaagaggggtcgccattcaaattggcgcctccatagggacatgcatgcaaggctaggtctgaatgcttggtttcgaggtctgatTGCATGGGGTCgccacttgaattggcgaccatgtacaagcattaagtggaggcgccaaaccatttggcgacaccatctgcatgtctgacacatggttgtcttgtctcctgcatgctgaacaagtcacttgtggatggcttgcatggttgacacatcatctctgactatcttacatgtccgacacgtggctgtcttgtctcctgcatgctgatgactaacttcttgatagcttgcatggttgacacatcatctcatactgtcttgcatgactgacacatcatctcagaactagcttACATGTCAGATATGTagctgtcttgtctcctgcatgctgaagagtcacttcttgatagcttgcatgcttgacacatcaactcacactgtcttgcatgacagacacatcatctcagaactagcttgcatgattgacacattatctcagagtagcttgaatgtccgacacatcatctcagaactagctagcatgtgagacattgataccatctatttaagtgtcttactatcaacatccaagacacttgactcacattcatctgcattAGGAAAATAATTTTCATCTccacaatgtcatcttcatcattatacagtgtcaacgttcactgcaatggtgaaacttttgagtctgagcttcatggtttttgttttcgaaacactgataccattagaatcacgatgaagagaaatgcaacctttttgcatttgaaaaaaagaatacaatcctttataggatcaggtattgtgtcaaagatcacatatcaaaatccaatatttttttagaatggtcaatgcaagtttttcccccttaaggtacgagacgatgaagatgttgaaaacatgtttgttagtcatgaacattcaggcaacaattgtatcgagttgtacattactctacaaccatgtataccatctcaatagtctcaactaaccgatcaggatgaagctggtgaagatgatgcagatgatgcacaatggtcagatgaactcaacccagaagaagaagtagaagtcgacgttgttgatgacgaagaagaggagaccgagatacaggttgatcacatgctgaacaacgacgatgaagatgatgatcaaccaccaccaatacctcctagtcatgcctacaatccgcctcaacatatgacaaatatggatcttcacgatgatgaaacatccgacagtgtcttctataatccgtatccgagaccagtaggcgaattaaaggtgggagacatgtttcgtaccaaagaagaatgtgttttggcaatcaaaaaattccacatgaacaactttgttgactttacagtgaaacacactgattctagaaggtatgttatcgaatgtcgtaacatgctttgtaagtttcgtttggctgcgtcttacaagaagaaaaatgactcttgggagatcgcttcaatagacccaccgcacagttgcgttgcaactaacgttgaacaagatcaccgtaagCTGAGCACGgctttgatatgtcaagacattctgccattggtaaataaagacccatcaatgaaggtgagtataattatatcccatatccgaacaacatataattatactccatcttacaagaaagcatggattgcgaggacaaaggttgttgaacaggttttcggcaactgggaggattcattcaaggaattgccacggtttttatggacactaaaaacatatgtcccaggaactgtggcaattatggagacagtgccagcaacgatgccagacggaacctgtgctacaggtaatagaatatttcaccgtctcttttgggcatttgacccgtgcatcaaaggtttcgctttctgcaaacctatcttgcaaa is a window of Lathyrus oleraceus cultivar Zhongwan6 chromosome 6, CAAS_Psat_ZW6_1.0, whole genome shotgun sequence DNA encoding:
- the LOC127093070 gene encoding pentatricopeptide repeat-containing protein At5g11310, mitochondrial, which codes for MHSLNFHRTLFSLRFFLSSTLKPFSSSSSSSSSSWLSQPGNPLIHWPSFPPNQPKPAPNPNPVPKPDTPPPNPTFSTNDFSLISNLFTNPSISPGSQLHAQLNQTGIKPDSPLIHAVFQHFASSPKLLHSLFLWAENQPGFRPDSSLFDSAVNALAKMREFDSAWTLVLDRIDRDDVEDEKLVSVGTFAIMIRRYARAGMHKAAIRTFEFAKDKKSIVDSGSEMSLFGILVDSLCKEGSVREASEYFFRRKETDLGWVPSIRIYNILLNGWFRARKLKHAERLWEEMKKENVRPSVVTYGTLVEGYCRMRRVEKALEMIGEMTKEGIEPNAIVYNPIIDALAEDGRFKEALGMIERFHILKIGPTLSTYNSLVKGFCKAGDLEGASKILKKMISRGFLPIPTTYNYFFRYFSRCGKVDEGMNLYTKMIESGHNPDRLTYHLVLKMLCEEEKLELAVQVSKEMKHKGHDMDLATSTMLTHLLCKMHKLEEAFAEFESMIRRGIVPQYLTFQKLNVELKKQGMTEMARKLCQLMSSVPHSSNLPNTYGEVRDNAHARRKSIIQKAKAVSDLLKDPKELDKLRSSSGDAVSSANCLIEDIEKKTDVR